The following coding sequences are from one Canis lupus baileyi chromosome 19, mCanLup2.hap1, whole genome shotgun sequence window:
- the ICAM4 gene encoding intercellular adhesion molecule 4, whose protein sequence is MGSLLPLSLLLLLAAADPGGGSARRRRAAAAPGPGGSSPAPSGTSAPFWVRISPKFKAVPPGGSVWLNCSSSCPLPEDSGLSTRLRRGGTLRGPGWVSYQLLDVRAWSSEVHCFVTCAGQTRGATATITAYKRPQRVILEPPVLAGSEYTLRCHLTHVFPVGFLVVTLRLGGRVIYSENLKRHTSPDLANVTLTYKLPARRRDFRQTVTCHARFNLDGLVVRSSSAPMTLPVLAWSPAPKALASTSIAALVGILLVVGATYCRKWLLMQSRGA, encoded by the exons ATGGGGTCTCTGCTCCCCCTGTCGCTGCTGCTTTTGCTGGCGGCCGCCGACCCGGGAGGCGGGAGCGCGCGGCGGCGCCGGGCTGCGGCGGCGCCAGGCCCGGGAGGCAGCTCCCCGGCGCCCTCGGGGACCTCCGCGCCGTTCTGGGTGCGCATAAGCCCCAAGTTCAAGGCCGTGCCGCCGGGGGGCTCAGTGTGGCTCAACTGCAGCAGCAGCTGCCCCTTGCCGGAGGATTCCGGCCTCAGCACTCGGCTGCGGCGGGGCGGAACGCTCCGGGGGCCCGGCTGGGTATCCTACCAGCTGCTGGACGTGAGGGCCTGGAGCTCCGAGGTGCACTGCTTCGTCACCTGCGCAGGACAGACGCGGGGGGCCACCGCCACGATCACCGCCTACA AACGGCCGCAAAGAGTGATCCTGGAGCCGCCGGTCTTAGCGGGCAGCGAGTACACGCTGCGCTGCCACCTGACGCACGTATTCCCCGTGGGCTTCCTGGTGGTGACTCTGAGGCTTGGCGGCCGGGTCATCTACTCTGAGAACCTGAAGCGCCACACCAGCCCTGATCTGGCCAACGTGACGCTGACTTACAAGTTACCCGCCAGGCGCCGAGACTTCAGGCAGACGGTGACCTGCCACGCACGCTTCAATCTTGACGGCCTGGTGGTCCGCAGCAGCTCGGCACCCATGACGCTCCCAGTCCTCG CTTGGAGCCCTGCGCCCAAAGCCTTGGCCTCCACCTCCATCGCAGCCCTGGTGGGGATCCTTCTCGTCGTGGGGGCCACCTACTGCCGAAAATGGCTATTGATGCAGTCCCGGGGTGCGTAG
- the ICAM1 gene encoding intercellular adhesion molecule 1 gives MAPGPAAPALPALLALLGALLPGLGGAQTSVDPAEAIIPRGGSVKVNCSTSCNQTSIFGLETLLTKKEVTSGDNWVLFELTDVQEDSKLICFSNCHEQTMAPMHLTVYWFPERVELAPLPRWQPVGENLTMTCQVAGGAPRTNLTVVLLRGEEELSRQPAVGEPAEVTFTVAVGREDHLANFSCRTDLDLRHRGLGLFQNSSAPRQLQTFVLPETPPRLATPPIVEVGTQWSVDCTLDGVFPASEAQVHLALAEERLHSTVLYKKDSLLATANVKANPEDEGTQQLWCEVTLGDENRRWQENVTFYSFPAPNLTLSEPEVSEWTTVTVECEAPAGVVVSLSGLPSGLAVPRAQFQLNASAADNRRSFSCSAALEVAGHMLQKNQTRELHVLYGPRLDQRDCPGNWTWEEGSHQTLKCQAWGNPVPELKCHRKGDDALLPIGDLRPVKREVAGTYLCQARSPRGEITREVVINVIYHQNNILIIILVTTIVILGTVSVAAYLYNRQRKIQKYKLQKAQEAAAMKLNTPATPP, from the exons ATGgctcccggccccgccgcgcccgcgctGCCCGCGCTCCTGGCCCTCCTCGGGGCTCTGCTCCCAG GACTTGGAGGTGCCCAGACGTCCGTGGACCCAGCAGAAGCCATCATACCCCGAGGAGGCTCTGTGAAGGTGAACTGTAGTACCTCATGCAACCAGACCTCCATCTTCGGCCTGGAGACTCTGTTGACTAAGAAGGAAGTGACCTCTGGGGACAACTGGGTGCTCTTTGAACTGACTGATGTGCAAGAAGATAGCAAGCTGATATGTTTCTCAAACTGTCATGAGCAGACCATGGCTCCGATGCACCTCACCGTATACT GGTTCCCGGAGCGAGTGGAGCTGGCACCCCTACCCCGCTGGCAGCCCGTGGGTGAGAACCTCACCATGACCTGCCAGGTGGCAGGCGGGGCGCCCCGGACCAACCTCACGGTGGTGCTGCTccgcggggaggaggagctgagccGGCAACCGGCCGTCGGGGAGCCAGCCGAGGTCACGTTCACGGTGGCGGTGGGCAGAGAGGACCACCTCGCCAACTTCTCGTGCCGCACGGACCTGGACCTGAGGCACCGAGGGTTGGGATTGTTCCAGAACAGCTCGGCGCCCAGGCAGCTCCAAACCTTTG TCCTGCCAGAGACCCCCCCACGCCTTGCTACCCCCCCGATTGTGGAAGTGGGCACACAGTGGTCTGTGGACTGCACTCTGGATGGGGTGTTCCCAGCTTCGGAGGCCCAAGTCCACCTGGCGTTAGCAGAAGAGAGGCTGCACTCCACAGTCCTGTACAAAAAGGACTCCCTCTTGGCCACGGCAAATGTCAAAGCAAACCCAGAAGACGAGGGTACCCAGCAGCTATGGTGTGAGGTGACACTGGGAGACGAGAATCGGAGGTGGCAGGAGAATGTGACCTTCTATA GCTTCCCGGCACCCAACCTGACCCTGAGTGAGCCAGAGGTCTCAGAATGGACTACGGTGACTGTGGAGTGTGAGGCCCCTGCTGGAGTCGTGGTGTCGCTGAGCGGGCTCCCTTCGGGGCTTGCAGTACCCAGGGCACAGTTCCAACTAAATGCCAGCGCTGCCGACAACAGGCGCAGCTTCTCCTGCTCTGCTGCCCTGGAGGTGGCTGGGCACATGCTGCAAAAGAACCAGACCCGGGAGCTCCACGTCCTGT ATGGTCCCCGACTAGACCAGAGGGATTGTCCGGGAAACTGGACGTGGGAGGAAGGCTCCCATCAGACCCTGAAGTGCCAAGCTTGGGGGAACCCGGTTCCTGAGCTGAAATGTCACCGGAAGGGGGATGATGCTTTGCTCCCCATCGGGGACCTGAGACCTGTCAAGCGGGAGGTTGCTGGCACTTACCTGTGTCAGGCCCGGAGCCCCCGTGGTGAGATCACCCGAGAAGTGGTCATCAACGTGATCT ACCACCAGAACAACATTCTTATCATCATCCTGGTGACAACCATTGTCATCTTAGGAACTGTGAGTGTAGCCGCTTACCTCTATAACCGCCAGCGGAAGATCCAGAAATACAAGCTTCAGAAGGCCCAGGAGGCAGCTGCCATGAAGCTGAACACACCGGCCACGCCCCCCTGA
- the MRPL4 gene encoding large ribosomal subunit protein uL4m encodes MLRLVRAAARAWRRPTGCRGLNAVAEEAVPQAAKPEAVGSAGPQEPVLRRCELPVPAPRRPVQAWVESLRGYEQERVGLAELHPEVFSTAPRLDILHQVAIWQRNFKRISYAKTKTRAEVQGGGRKPWPQKGSGRSRHGSIRSPIWRGGGIAHGPRGPTSYYYMLPMKVRVQGLKVALTVKLAQDDLHIVDSLELPTSDPQYLTELARYRHWGDSVLLVDLAYENMPQNIVAATTGLKTFNLIPAVGLNVYSMLKHQTLVLTLQTLAFLEEKLLWHDSRYTPLYPFRLPYRDFP; translated from the exons ATGCTGCGGCTAGTCCGGGCCGCGGCGCGGGCCTGGCGCCGGCCCACGGGCTGCCGG GGCTTGAACGCGGTGGCGGAAGAGGCGGTGCCGCAGGCGGCCAAGCCGGAGGCCGTAGGGAGCGCGG GTCCCCAGGAGCCCGTGCTGCGCAGGTGCGAGCTCCCGGTACCGGCGCCCCGGCGTCCGGTGCAGGCCTGGGTGGAGTCCCTTCGGGGCTACGAGCAGGAGCGCGTGGGTCTGGCCGAGCTGCACCCCGAAGTTTTCTCCACAGCGCCCAG GTTGGATATCTTGCACCAGGTTGCCATCTGGCAGAGGAACTTTAAGAGAATT AGCTACGCCAAGACCAAGACCAGGGCGGAGGTGCAGGGTGGAGGCCGGAAGCCTTGGCCACAGAAAGGCAGTGGGCGCTCTAGGCATGGCAGCATCCGTTCCCCCATCTGGcgaggag GAGGCATTGCCCACGGCCCCCGCGGCCCCACCAGCTACTACTATATGCTGCCCATGAAAGTGCGGGTGCAGGGCCTCAAGGTGGCGCTGACGGTCAAGCTGGCCCAG GATGACCTGCACATTGTAGACTCCCTGGAGCTGCCGACCTCGGACCCCCAGTACCTGACAGAACTGGCCCGCTACCGCCACTGGGGTGACTCTGTGCTCCTTGTGGACCT AGCATACGAGAACATGCCTCAGAACATCGTGGCAGCCACCACTGGGCTCAAGACCTTCAACCTAATCCCAGCTGTCG gcctgaaCGTGTACAGCATGCTCAAACACCAGACCCTGGTTCTGACCCTGCAGACCTTGGCCTTCCTGGAGGAGAAGCTGCTCTGGCATGACTCGCGCTACACACCCCTCTACCCCTTCCGCCTACCCTACCGCGACTTCCCCTGA